ATGCAGAAGAAGAAAGTAATGATGGCGAAAGTGAAAGTGAAGAAAACGAAAAAGTAGATATTTCTGACCTTTTGGAAGTTCAAGACTCGGATGAAGAAGATACATCTGAGAATCAGTATTTTGATCCTCTTGAAGAGCAGCTCATTTATTCCTCAAATGATGATGAAGTAAATTTTAATGACCTTAATAATTCTTCTGATGATGAAGAAGAAGAGGAAACAAAAGAAGAAAATAATAGTTCATCTAAGAAGATGAAATTTGATCAGCTGAATGGTTCAAAGGGTAAATATATGGCTGGAAAGTCTAGAAAAACCCTTATTCTTTCTGTCCTTGTTGGTGTCTTTGCTTTTTTATTGTTATGTCTTGAAATCAAAAAGATAGCATCAGATAAAGAAGCTGAACTGGCTGCAAGAAGAAAAGATAATAAAATTAATACGAGTGACTATACTCCGGACTTTGGAGATTATGCTAGCAGAGCTCATATTCAGACTACTCAGGAAAGTAATCAATCAGAGGCAAATTATGCTGAAGGATTATTAACTACAAATGACAGAAAAAATTATGAACAGCCAAAGCCTGCAGGTAATACAACAAATAATTCTCCGTCTTATCAGCCACAGTCTTCTGCACCGGTAAGTTCATCTTGGAATGATGCTATGCGTTCATCTATCCGCTATTCAGGTTTTGGTGGTGGTAATGGTGGAAAAGAGACTTTTGGTCAGATAGGAAACAGAGTAGGCCTTGGTTCTAATGCATCATATTCACCGTATGATATGGGAATGAATGTAGATCCAGTTGCTTCTTATATGGATTCATATAATCAGATTCTGGGAACTGTTTCTCAGGCAGCAGGTTTAAATAATAGTTCAGCAAATAAAGATACAAAGAGAAACTTTAATAATGGTGCTTATGATAAAAACGCTCAGAGCGGAATATCTGCAATTCCTGAAAACTCTCTTTATCCTGGAACTATAATTCATGCCGTAATGGTAAGCGGAATTAATACAGATTATCCGGGTGCTATAACGGCTCGTGTTTTGAATAATGTGTATGATTCTAAAACCGGAAAAAAACTACTTATTCCATCTGGTTCTATTTTGCGTGGAAGTTATTCAAGTGCCTCTATCGGAGTAAGCCGAGTACAGATTGCATGGACCGAGTTGATTTTGAATCGAGATGGTAAAGATTATCTTGTAAATCTTGGTTCAATGGCGGGCGTTGACAGAAAGGGATATTCGGGAATTAAAGGTACAATTAACGATCATTACTTTGCTTATATTCGTGCTATGGGAGTATCAAGTCTGTTTACTGTAATGAATCAGAATATCTATAAATATTCAAATGCTCAGAAATCTGCCTCAAAGAGAGAGCTTATTGCAGAAAATCAGGACCTTGTTAATAAACTGACTGATAAGCTTTTGGACAGAGCTTTGGATATAGAACCAACTATTATTGTAAAACCGGGTGCGATGATAAGTGTTGATGTAGATAAAGTTTTGACACTTGTTCCTTATTCAATAGATGTTCCAAAACAGAAATATATAAGAAAGTAGTGAGGTCAGTATGAAAAAAGGTATTTTGATTTTTATTGCATTAATAAGTCTGTGTTTTATTTCTTGTGATGCATATTTTAATTTTATTGACGGAGTAGATAACTATATTGAGACTGTAAACTTTCAAAGCGAAAACTATCAGATAATGAGTGGCAACATTCAGATTTGTAATATTGTAGTAAATCCTACAGATGCTATTGATTATTACGATACAGAATTTTCGATAAGTAACACAGATATTGCTTTTATAAAATCAAGTACAAACAAAAGCTGTACGATTGAGGGCAGACAGAAAGGAAACGCAATTATTACTGCAAAAATCGGTAATAAAGAATGCCAGGCAGTAATTAATGTAATGTAAAAAAGGGCAGTTTAAATATATTTAAATTAAATAAAGAAGGAAAAACATTTGGAAGAAAAGGATTGTATTATGGACATACCAGATTCAGATGTTTCAATAGCATTAAAAAAAGCTAAGGAAATTGCAGAAGATTGTATATCTGGTTTTGATTTGCAGATTCAAACCAAATTGATTGCATCCCTTTTATATGTTCGTTTTGCAAAATGTATTCCATTAAAAGAAAAGTCTTTTGTAATGGCTTTAGGTGGGTTGGATTATAAAAACTTGTCTATAGATTGTATACATGATGATGGGAGAAAATGGAAAGGTATGAATACTTTGTTGAAATTATTTTTCGGAAAATAGTTATTAATATATTTTATGAACGTAAATACAAAAAATTAAGGAGATATTGAAATGAAAAAAATGGTATTAATTACTGGATTATGCTTGTTGTTTATTTCTTGTGCGAATCAGATCAATGAGGTTCAGAATAATAAAGTTTCTGAAACTAAGAAAATTAAAGTCCAGCGATTAGCGATTGA
The window above is part of the Treponema bryantii genome. Proteins encoded here:
- a CDS encoding TrbI/VirB10 family protein, yielding MSEENKETSFSAFNEYLRKSREGFSTEKIEETESEEVIIEKKSETEPVEKEEVLEETVNVSEVEESEISEEEDSDIIEINNKESEVHESEEDFTAQYVPDAEEESNDGESESEENEKVDISDLLEVQDSDEEDTSENQYFDPLEEQLIYSSNDDEVNFNDLNNSSDDEEEEETKEENNSSSKKMKFDQLNGSKGKYMAGKSRKTLILSVLVGVFAFLLLCLEIKKIASDKEAELAARRKDNKINTSDYTPDFGDYASRAHIQTTQESNQSEANYAEGLLTTNDRKNYEQPKPAGNTTNNSPSYQPQSSAPVSSSWNDAMRSSIRYSGFGGGNGGKETFGQIGNRVGLGSNASYSPYDMGMNVDPVASYMDSYNQILGTVSQAAGLNNSSANKDTKRNFNNGAYDKNAQSGISAIPENSLYPGTIIHAVMVSGINTDYPGAITARVLNNVYDSKTGKKLLIPSGSILRGSYSSASIGVSRVQIAWTELILNRDGKDYLVNLGSMAGVDRKGYSGIKGTINDHYFAYIRAMGVSSLFTVMNQNIYKYSNAQKSASKRELIAENQDLVNKLTDKLLDRALDIEPTIIVKPGAMISVDVDKVLTLVPYSIDVPKQKYIRK